A region of Streptomyces sp. WMMC500 DNA encodes the following proteins:
- a CDS encoding hemolysin family protein: MTALQLWIGALTLVTNAFFVGAEFAMISVRRSQIEPQARRGHKRARITLYGLEHLSAMMATAQLGITVSSLVLGAVAEPAIAHLLEPGFEAAHVPSAAVHPIAFVIALTVATYLHMLVGEMIPKNIALAAPVPTVLLLGPALVAVTRALRPVVFGINAFANVLLKLLRVEPKDEVAAVFTDDQLARMVTDASQAGLLEPADGERLRDALELGTRPVGEILVPAGTMTTVEDTVTPARLERLAAEAGFSRFPVTDRGGALLGYLHIKDTLGVTERDAPFPRTALHPMTRVAIDTPLDDTLTALRGAGSHLAAVTGDQGRVLGFVTMEDVLSELVGPAPSAA; encoded by the coding sequence GTGACCGCGCTGCAACTGTGGATCGGCGCCCTGACGCTGGTCACGAACGCCTTCTTCGTCGGCGCGGAGTTCGCGATGATCTCCGTACGGCGCAGCCAGATCGAGCCGCAGGCCCGCCGCGGGCACAAGCGTGCCCGCATCACGCTCTACGGCCTGGAGCACCTCTCCGCGATGATGGCCACGGCCCAGCTCGGCATCACCGTCTCCTCGCTGGTGCTGGGCGCGGTCGCGGAACCGGCCATCGCGCACCTGCTGGAGCCCGGCTTCGAGGCGGCGCACGTGCCGTCCGCCGCCGTCCACCCGATCGCGTTCGTGATCGCGCTGACGGTGGCGACGTACCTGCACATGCTCGTCGGCGAGATGATCCCGAAGAACATCGCGCTGGCCGCGCCCGTGCCCACCGTGCTGCTGCTGGGCCCGGCGCTGGTCGCGGTGACCCGCGCGCTGCGCCCGGTGGTCTTCGGCATCAACGCCTTCGCGAACGTGCTGCTGAAGCTGCTGCGGGTGGAGCCGAAGGACGAGGTGGCCGCGGTCTTCACCGACGACCAGCTCGCCCGGATGGTCACCGACGCCAGCCAGGCCGGGCTGCTGGAGCCGGCCGACGGCGAGCGGCTGCGGGACGCGCTGGAGCTGGGCACCCGGCCGGTCGGCGAGATCCTGGTGCCCGCGGGCACCATGACCACCGTCGAGGACACCGTCACCCCGGCGAGGCTGGAGCGGCTGGCCGCCGAGGCGGGCTTCTCCCGCTTCCCGGTCACCGACCGGGGCGGGGCGCTGCTGGGCTACCTGCACATCAAGGACACCCTCGGGGTGACGGAGCGGGACGCGCCGTTCCCGCGCACCGCGCTGCACCCGATGACGCGGGTGGCCATCGACACCCCGCTGGACGACACGCTCACCGCGCTGCGCGGGGCCGGCAGCCACCTGGCCGCGGTCACCGGCGACCAGGGGCGGGTGCTGGGCTTCGTCACGATGGAGGACGTCCTGTCGGAGCTGGTGGGCCCCGCGCCGAGCGCGGCCTGA
- a CDS encoding DUF3800 domain-containing protein, which translates to MHGRPSGVPAGPPVTADVPVPAGAPVPAGDGLAAGPELFCDESGYEGENLVGGITDVFAHAGVTVPAADAADCIRELRDRIRSPATVYKANHLQREKHRGTMVWFLGPDGPLPGRARVHLTEKAFFAVARIVDLLVSGTDPADAPAMLRGAHARGPAGALYREGPRRYGRERWRAFLASFNELLWINTRRGAETSADGFFRLADELHRAGAPGEAGRLLGLVRGARPRADALRAALLADPRTVPALDSLLPALAAAVTYWGREGAAVTVVHDRQTALTEERVARLYEVCRPPRAHLRALRFVDAETDPRVQLADFLAGIARKRASDALAGLADPELDELLRPYVAPDSAWGDERSWALLDPGPARRAGLTSA; encoded by the coding sequence ATGCACGGTCGGCCCTCCGGCGTGCCCGCAGGCCCCCCCGTGACCGCGGACGTCCCCGTGCCCGCAGGCGCCCCGGTGCCCGCGGGCGACGGCCTCGCGGCGGGGCCGGAGCTGTTCTGCGACGAGTCCGGCTACGAGGGCGAGAACCTCGTCGGCGGCATCACCGACGTCTTCGCCCACGCCGGCGTGACGGTCCCGGCCGCGGACGCGGCCGACTGCATCCGCGAGCTGCGGGACCGCATCCGCTCCCCCGCGACCGTCTACAAGGCGAACCACCTGCAGCGCGAGAAGCACCGCGGCACGATGGTGTGGTTCCTCGGCCCCGACGGGCCGCTGCCGGGCCGGGCCCGCGTACATCTGACCGAGAAGGCGTTCTTCGCCGTCGCCCGGATCGTGGACCTGCTGGTCTCCGGGACCGACCCGGCGGACGCGCCGGCGATGCTGCGCGGCGCGCACGCCCGCGGCCCGGCGGGCGCGCTGTACCGCGAGGGTCCGCGCCGGTACGGCCGCGAGCGCTGGCGGGCGTTCCTCGCCTCCTTCAACGAGCTGCTGTGGATCAACACCCGCCGCGGCGCGGAGACCTCCGCCGACGGCTTCTTCCGGCTGGCCGACGAGCTGCACCGCGCGGGCGCGCCGGGCGAGGCGGGGCGCCTGCTGGGGCTCGTACGGGGGGCGCGCCCGCGTGCCGACGCGCTGCGCGCGGCGCTCCTGGCGGACCCGCGGACCGTCCCGGCGCTGGACTCGCTGCTGCCGGCGCTGGCCGCGGCGGTCACGTACTGGGGGCGGGAGGGCGCGGCGGTGACCGTCGTGCACGACCGGCAGACGGCGCTGACCGAGGAGCGGGTGGCGCGGCTGTACGAGGTGTGCCGGCCGCCCCGCGCGCACCTGCGCGCGCTGCGCTTCGTCGACGCGGAGACCGACCCGCGGGTGCAGCTCGCCGACTTCCTCGCGGGGATCGCGCGCAAGCGCGCCTCCGACGCGCTGGCCGGGCTCGCCGATCCCGAACTCGACGAGCTGCTGCGCCCGTACGTCGCCCCGGACTCCGCGTGGGGCGACGAGCGGAGCTGGGCGCTGCTCGACCCCGGGCCCGCGCGGCGGGCGGGGCTCACCTCGGCGTGA